TTTTTAGCCTGTTTAAATTAATAATTTCGGTTTAGCTTGATAGATTTTAAAAATAGTTAATTATCTATTCTTCTGCCCTCATATCTCCTTCAACTAATCAATAATATCTTTATTTATTAAAGTAATATTGGTTATCTTGGTAATTTCTAGAGAATCGCTTATTTATCAGCTAAATTATTTGTATAGTAGTATTTCAACATGGCGATCGCCTTAATTATAAGACTATATAAATTGATTAGTAGGTAAAATCTCTAATAACTCATAAAATAGGGATATAATTTATAGGAAAGCTTTATCTAAACTTTGTTTTATGAGCAACACCAATCCTGTAACCAACGCCTTTTTTTTTGGCAGAGCTTTAGCCGAAGTCTTTAGCGAAAAGATGGAAGAATCGTTTACCAACGCCATGAGCGATCTAGGCAAGTTTGATGCTGAACAAAGAGAAAATGTAAGACAATTTATGGAGGAAGTCCAGTTAAGAGCCGAACAAGCAGTAGGTAGCACCTATTATCCAAATAGCACTACTACTACGACTACTAGCCGTCCTAACACTGTCTCCAACTCGGTCAATATTGATATCAATACTACCAATTCAAGCGATCTACAGGCAATGCTCGATCAGTTAAGAGCCGAAATTGCTACTTTAAGATCGGAGTTAAAAAAATATCGTGACTAATTAAATGGCGCTCGACTAAATTTTCTATTCTTGTAGGTAGCTTGACGCTTTGGTTTTAATCGACCAGATTCTCAAGCAAATAGTAGAGTATTTTCGTACTCACGCTGTTTTTTTGGCAATAAGTCGCTACTATTTAGATTAGTTAATCTTAATTTAATCAAACAACATCACAGTTAAACTTCTGTAAAAATTTAGTGTCTTCTGCTATTCCCGATCAAAAACCAATAGATGACCGGTCTAACCAGTCTGATTCAGCCAAAACCGTCGAAGAAGTTGGAGCAGCAGCCCCTCATAGTCAAAAAGCAGGAGTGATGGTAGCTGCTAAGTCCTACCGTTGGAATCGTGCCAAATATTCACGCAATCGTCGGCGGCTCGATATCTGGCGTTTTGTGTTTACGTTTCTATTTAGAAATTGGTGGGACAAGCGCAAGTGGACTTATTCAGGGGGAATGACCCCAGAGAAACAGGCTCTGAGACGAAGAGAGCAAGCTGTTTGGATTCGAGAAAACTTTCTAGAGTTGGGACCTACCTTTATTAAAGTTGGTCAACTGTTCTCTACCCGTGGGGATTTGTTTCCCATAGAGTATGTTGAAGAACTTTCTAAGCTGCAAGA
This DNA window, taken from Pleurocapsa sp. FMAR1, encodes the following:
- a CDS encoding DUF6825 family protein; this encodes MSNTNPVTNAFFFGRALAEVFSEKMEESFTNAMSDLGKFDAEQRENVRQFMEEVQLRAEQAVGSTYYPNSTTTTTTSRPNTVSNSVNIDINTTNSSDLQAMLDQLRAEIATLRSELKKYRD